Proteins from a genomic interval of Lolium perenne isolate Kyuss_39 chromosome 1, Kyuss_2.0, whole genome shotgun sequence:
- the LOC139835994 gene encoding subtilisin-chymotrypsin inhibitor-2B-like codes for MSSGTSNLTEGSTTTGGEKTSWPELVGKSVEEAKKVILKDKPEVKIIVVPAGSIVTMDYRTDRVRLFVDTVVEVPIVG; via the coding sequence ATGAGCTCCGGGACGAGCAACCTGACCGAAGGGAGCACTACCACAGGTGGTGAGAAGACATCGTGGCCGGAGTTGGTGGGGAAGTCCGTGGAGGAGGCGAAGAAGGTGATTTTGAAGGACAAGCCGGAGGTGAAGATCATCGTGGTGCCGGCAGGGTCAATAGTGACCATGGACTACCGGACAGACCGAGTCCGCCTCTTTGTCGACACCGTTGTTGAGGTCCCCATTGTTGGCTAG
- the LOC127342353 gene encoding subtilisin-chymotrypsin inhibitor WSCI, giving the protein MSSGTSSLFEGSTATGGNKTSWPELVGKSVEEAKEVILKDKPDANIVVVPADSPVTMDYRIDRVRLFVDTVAEVPRVG; this is encoded by the coding sequence ATGAGCTCCGGTACGAGCAGTCTATTTGAAGGGAGCACTGCCACCGGTGGCAACAAGACTTCATGGCCGGAGTTGGTGGGGAAGTCCGTGGAGGAGGCCAAGGAGGTGATCTTGAAGGACAAGCCGGATGCTAATATCGTCGTGGTGCCGGCGGATTCACCGGTGACCATGGACTACCGCATCGACCGTGTACGCCTCTTTGTTGACACCGTTGCCGAGGTCCCTAGGGTCGGCTAG
- the LOC127342346 gene encoding protein DETOXIFICATION 16-like yields the protein MEQRIAPIVGGNTQKTGGVGESLVVIEVRKQLYLAGPLIAGCLLQNVIQMISVMFVGHLGELALSSASIATSFAGVTGFSLLSGMASSLDTLCGQSFGAKQYNLLGIYKQRAIVVLTLVSSVVAVIWMYTGQILLLFGQDPEIAMGAASYIRWMIPALFMYGLLQCHVRFLQTQNIVLPVMLSAGVSALNHVMVCWLLVYKLGLGNKGAALANAISYLTNVSILALYIRLSPSCTSTWTGLSMEAFRDIPSFLRLAVPSALMVCLEWWSFELLVLLSGLLPNPKLEASVLSICLNTSSLVFMIPFGLGAAISTRVSNELGAGRPDAARLATRVTMVLGVVSGTSVGLLMVLLRKLWGHAYSNEEEVVGYIARMMPVLAVSFLFDDLQCVLSGIVRGCGRQKVGAYVNLSAYYIVGIPAALCFAFVYNLGGTGLWFGIMCGVVVQMLLLLSITLCTSWEKEALKAKGRVFASSELTTRKYPRYTTSMGRMTLEEEEPLGI from the exons ATGGAGCAAAGGATTGCGCCCATTGTTGGAGGCAACACTCAAAAGACAGGAGGGGTAGGAGAGAGCCTGGTGGTGATTGAGGTTAGGAAGCAGCTGTACCTTGCTGGGCCCCTCATTGCTGGATGCCTCCTGCAGAATGTTATCCAGATGATATCTGTCATGTTTGTTGGCCACCTCGGTGAGCTCGCCCTCTCCAGTGCCTCCATCGCCACCTCCTTTGCCGGTGTTACTGGTTTCAGCCTGTTG TCTGGCATGGCGAGCAGCTTGGACACACTGTGCGGTCAATCCTTCGGAGCAAAGCAGTACAATCTTCTTGGCATATACAAGCAGAGGGCAATTGTTGTGCTTACTCTAGTGAGCTCTGTCGTCGCTGTCATCTGGATGTACACCGGCCAGATTCTTTTGCTGTTTGGCCAGGATCCGGAAATTGCCATGGGGGCAGCGAGCTACATCCGGTGGATGATCCCAGCATTGTTTATGTACGGACTGCTGCAGTGCCATGTTCGGTTCCTGCAGACGCAGAACATCGTCCTCCCGGTGATGTTGAGCGCAGGCGTCTCGGCACTGAACCACGTCATGGTGTGCTGGTTGTTGGTGTATAAACTTGGCCTGGGCAACAAGGGTGCGGCGTTGGCCAATGCCATCTCGTACCTCACCAATGTTTCTATCTTGGCTCTCTACATCAGGCTCTCCCCGTCCTGTACGAGCACGTGGACAGGGTTGTCAATGGAGGCTTTCCGTGACATTCCAAGCTTCTTGAGGCTTGCGGTTCCATCTGCTCTTATGGTTTG CTTGGAGTGGTGGTCATTTGAGCTCCTGGTACTTCTTTCTGGACTTCTTCCAAATCCTAAGCTCGAGGCTTCGGTACTGTCCATCTG CCTAAACACAAGTTCGTTAGTATTCATGATCCCATTCGGTCTTGGTGCAGCCATAAG CACCCGTGTTTCAAACGAGCTTGGGGCTGGTCGACCGGATGCTGCCCGTTTGGCTACTCGTGTGACCATGGTTCTAGGCGTAGTGTCAGGTACATCAGTCGGGCTTCTTATGGTTTTGTTGCGCAAATTATGGGGGCATGCCTACAGCAACGAGGAGGAAGTGGTGGGATACATTGCTAGGATGATGCCAGTTCTTGCGGTGTCATTTTTGTTCGATGACCTGCAATGTGTCCTTTCAG GTATTGTTAGAGGCTGTGGCCGGCAAAAGGTAGGGGCTTATGTTAATCTCAGCGCATACTACATTGTGGGCATTCCAGCAGCCTTATGTTTCGCCTTTGTCTACAATCTTGGTGGAACG GGATTGTGGTTTGGAATAATGTGTGGAGTCGTAGTGCAGATGCTATTGCTCCTGTCCATCACCCTCTGCACCAGCTGGGAGAAAGAA GCCTTGAAGGCAAAAGGCAGAGTTTTCGCTTCGTCTGAACTGACGACACGAAAATATCCTAGATACACAACTTCCATGGGCAGAATGACGCTGGAGGAGGAAGAGCCGCTTGGCATTTAA